Proteins encoded together in one Rhizobacter sp. J219 window:
- a CDS encoding LysR family transcriptional regulator, which yields MTDLDPLWLRSFVAVADTGSVTRAAQQVHRTQSAVSTHLQQLETSLGVRLAERSTRSLALTAEGERFLPHARRLLDWQADARAAVQPAVEEEVRRIGISEYFMPARLGELLALLHDRTPGVRFELLWASSASLQQLWQAGAMDLAVFTSDDPIPGARLIRREPLAWVHAERYAVPAHNPAPLVLLGPDCPVRRMALAALARAGRTHHLRLSCTGAHGAMAALRAGWGIGCLNQSALPPDLVALSASHRWPSPGRLSFYSLTRPALQATERELRRWASA from the coding sequence CCTCGACCCCCTCTGGCTGCGCAGCTTCGTCGCGGTGGCCGACACCGGCTCTGTGACGCGCGCCGCGCAGCAGGTGCACCGCACGCAGTCGGCCGTCAGTACGCACCTGCAGCAGCTGGAGACGTCGCTCGGCGTGCGCCTGGCCGAGCGCAGCACCCGCTCGCTCGCGCTCACCGCCGAGGGCGAGCGCTTCCTGCCGCATGCCCGCCGGCTGCTCGACTGGCAGGCCGACGCCCGCGCCGCCGTGCAGCCGGCCGTCGAGGAAGAAGTGCGCCGCATCGGCATCAGCGAGTACTTCATGCCGGCCCGCCTCGGCGAGCTGCTCGCGCTGCTGCACGACCGCACGCCTGGCGTGCGCTTCGAGCTGCTGTGGGCCAGCTCGGCGTCGCTGCAGCAGCTGTGGCAGGCCGGCGCGATGGACCTGGCAGTGTTCACGAGCGACGACCCGATTCCCGGTGCCCGGCTCATCCGGCGCGAGCCGCTCGCCTGGGTGCACGCCGAGCGTTATGCGGTGCCAGCCCACAACCCCGCGCCGCTGGTGTTGCTGGGACCGGACTGCCCGGTGCGCCGCATGGCACTCGCCGCCCTGGCCCGCGCGGGCCGCACGCACCACCTGCGACTGAGCTGCACCGGCGCGCATGGGGCGATGGCGGCCCTGCGCGCCGGCTGGGGCATCGGCTGCCTGAACCAGTCGGCACTGCCGCCCGACCTCGTGGCCCTGTCGGCCTCGCACCGCTGGCCCTCGCCCGGCCGACTATCCTTCTACTCCCTCACCCGCCCCGCCCTGCAGGCCACCGAGCGTGAACTGCGGCGCTGGGCCTCTGCATGA